A window of Ursus arctos isolate Adak ecotype North America unplaced genomic scaffold, UrsArc2.0 scaffold_16, whole genome shotgun sequence genomic DNA:
TGTTCATCAGTAGGTGATTTTTATCTTGTTACATAATGATATTTTTTCTGTAATGAACATATATGTTAAACTTGCCAAAATTTAGGTTCCCAAATGTTAAGCAatcttaaaatgagatttttttcttaacaaaattaacattttaaatctaTGGTAAAATTGATTCATATGGCAAACAAAGTTGTCAACGATTACCATTTAACTAGATTCAATGCCTTACACTTtctgagaataaaaatattacaaaatcttaaaaaaataaaaattaaaaaattaaaataaatattacaaaatctTTTAACCataaaggtaaaacaaaaaatattttctagctgAAAGTTCTGTTAACCAAATTCATTCAAGCATTTTCGTAATTGAAACAGAAACATCGATGAATTTAACTCATAATTCTATAATCCTGAGTCATAGTGACAatataaaaaaacacattaagaaCTTTCCAGTGTAGTCACTTTTTTGGCTTATTGTTACATATTATGagtcatcattttaaatatactagTTTTACTAAAACTAAATTAATCTAACCGTTTAATATCGGAAGGGAGGAGACCAAGCCATCTAATAGCTGGAACTGTGAGATTATGGGCCTCAAAAGACATCGCCTAAAATAAAGAGGAAACATACATTAGGTGAGGCTAAGTTGCAGAAAATCAGCATCCTTGTTTTTGCAGCCACATTTTTTACTTACTAAGGATAAATACGAAAGATTGCACACTCCCCGAGCCCACAGAGCTAAGAAAATCACCAAGACTTTTGCTAACCTGGGCTTTCAGTGAAGGTTTTAAAACTGCTCTAGTAtttctgtattgattttatataaagTGAAACTACAAATGAAACTCTCTTACCTGCAATTATTGTTGCTCATGATTCTGTACTTTAACATCTTGCTTCACCATCCCTTTCGTCTAAATATATACGTCATATAAACAAATCTGTCAGGGACACTCAAGGTGTATACCAGTGGTGCCCAAACTTTATCATGCATCAGAACCACTTGGGGTCCGAGCCTAGAGATTCCAATTCAGGAGGCCTGGATGGGGACTGAGAtgtgcatttctagcaagttccctgGTAATGCCAACACTGCTTGTCTGGGACCatactctgagaaccactgacgTACGGTAAGTAGTTCATACTCTAGCAGTGAAATTtggtgatgttttcattttttcttatggtgGGTGTAAAGGGAATTGGCAATGTCAGAATTCAAGGTTACATATAATTTTCAGAGTTTATTTGGCAACAGACCTTGCTGTTACCCTGAGGTCCCACAGTTACTTCAGCAGGCTGGGAGAGTGGAAGATAATAGTGCCTGTTGCCCACAGCTAATCCCACTCTGTCATCTGTGGTCACTCTGGTCTTTCCAGAAGCTGGAATCACAGCCACTAAAACAGATTGGCCCTAGACTAGGAGAGTAGCTCCCCAGTGCACTTGGGGGTTCCTCAGCTAACTTAGGAATGGGAAATGAACGCAGCAACTGCTCTGATGAATGTGAACTATCTCAacagtggaaaaggaaaaatacttttctgtACTTACCATAGATCCATACTTGTAGATGCACATTATTTCTATGCCTGTGAAAAGAAAGTCACCTTAATGGTTAGTCTCCTTGTACATTACAGGTTAGATCGTGTGCACTCTCACATTTTACCTAACACCTGcaacttttattttcatagacACAGCCAATAAAAAAACTAACGATTCAGTTCAATGGGGGCAAAAATGGCAATAAATTGCCTCAATGATTACAGTCATTAATGTAAATCTAATGaccatcttcttttaaaataatttatgaaagttTTCTAAGAGCAAAAAAGCACAATCTTAGGTACGATGAATAAGATTTAGTTAGGACAACTACTTCAAACAATCCAACGACAAATCACCATGTGGATCGGCATCGACAAGAGTGAAAATAGGAATGTGAAACGTATCCCACAGCTTCTTGACCAAAAGTCTTGTGTTCAGATCAGGGACCCCCTTTCCCTAAAAGCAAGATAGAAATTATGCATTTTAATTCCAGCAGAATGAAACTGACAAAACCTTTTCCTTATCAGTAATTTAAAAGTTAGAAAAGTTAGATCACCTTCAATTTCAGGTGGAAGACTAGTATGGAGTGTGAAAAATGTACATTCTACACAACAGAGTGAAAAAGCCCACCTGCATTCATCACTGTGACTCAACTATCCCAGTCCTGGGAAATAATTCTAAGGAAACATTtcagcagaaacagaaataataagaatTGGACATATCTACCAACAGGGACGTAGAGAGGCAGTGTCGCACATGTCACTCAGCCTGAGTCCTGCAGGTGTCCTTGATCACTTCAGTGTTATCGACTCTTCCCATGTGACCCTCTAGAGGGAAGTTGACTACCCGTCCCTCACGGATGCCTACAGCTGCCTGTGTGGCATCTCAACGTATGCTTCTGTGTTCCTTGCCGTtcttggcatatatatatatacgtatatatatacgtatatatatacgtatatatatatatatggcgtATATATATggtgtacatatataaatacatgtatatatgtgtatagaaTCACAAGGTCCCTTTGATGGAATTCATGCAATTACCTGACACGCAAACCTGCGGGAGGCAGAACACAGAGCAGCTCCAGTGTTACCGTATTACAGTTGAGACCAGCAGCCGTGGGGGAATGGTATGTGGGTGACTCTGAGAGCCTGTGTAAACTCACTGTGGTATTAGAAAACCACTAGTATTTAAGAATTAGAACCACcaagggcgcctgcgtggctcagtcagttaagcatctgcttttggctcaggtcatgatcttggggtcctgggatcaagccctgcatggggctctccacttagtggggagtctgcttctccctctccctctgcccctccacccggctcgtgctctgtctctctctaataaagtcttaaaaaaaaaaaaaaaagaattgggacCACCACCTTGATTTTAGTCAGATTTGAGGATGTTTAAATAAATGCCTTGGAAATTCTTACTCTATCACCCCAAAGAATGTGCCATATCAATAACAGAATGTTGTGTGAGCTGTAGATAATGTTATAAACCCCTCTTGCCAATCACCAAAGTAGTATGTTAGTCGTGGCCTTGTAGTAAAGGGAGATAATCTAATACCGTAACCATGATGCACGGGGACATTCTGTTGCAAAAGTTGTCATCTAGGAGTCGCTGAAATGTTGCATCTTTTTCTACAATTAATAGAAATTTTGCATCTGTAATTAAATCTATGATGTTAAGGCTGATAATTCGAAGCCAAGAATATTTCTGTTTAATTGCCAACTAAATAGAGGTGCCATATAAATCAGTTCTGAAGCAGCTACATAGTATATTCCTTTTTACCTTCAAATATATAGACATCTGTTCACATATTTAGATGCCTAACTCTCCTACCAGAAAGGGAGGTTTAGGCAGAAACCATGTGTGTTCATCTGGACCACTATAGGGTCTAGCTTGATGGTTACACATTATGAAAGGTTGGTTTatcaaataatgaatgaatgaacattctACAAGCTTCAATACTTTTCCCACTCAAAGGATACTTCGAATTCCTTGAATATTAGATGGCACAGCAACAGCCTAAGTTAACAAAAGaagagagtttttattttaaataaaaagtaagtataaccacatttaaaaatgtatcacaaAAATCccgtattttcatttttctccgaATATACCAGTCATCAGAGTTTTATTCCTCAGTAGGGAAACAGTAGGAAACAGATTTACTCCTCAGTAAGAAGACAGATGTGCCACCCAAACCACTTCCTAGCAGGTGAGAATCTCTCGGAAACTTTGTGGATACGTGGCTTATGCGGCAGGACGTGATGAATTAAAGCCCTCCTTATCCTAGAGCGCACAGGTGACGTCTTGCTTATTTCCAGACGGCTGTGCAGGTTAGTGCCATGGGCTTTCCAGGTGCCAAAACCCAGCAAATAGTTCAGAATTAAATAGATCAATTTCCCAACCAGGAAACTGTATAAAGATTACATAAATAATCATGCTAAAATAGCCAAGCTACATTCTACCCGAAGACAACAGCACTTTTTTCAAAGGAAAGCgtatctttgtttattttaatatgacATTGGACAACTGGtgtattttaaaactgtgtaACGGACGACCTCCTAAAGCATACGCTTATTCACCCTTCAGTTTTATTTGAACATCATAAGCTCCGAAATCCataagaaagcaggaaataaaatacatttcagaaacaaAGTTTCTAAAAGGGAGGTAAAGCAGGTGACAACATCAATGTGCTTACCGTGGAACCACAGGTACAATGCACTCTCGTGCCGTCTTCCTCCATATACCTTAAGTTGCCAGCAATTAAACCTTTTGATGTagataactgaaaaaataatagccATATTTGAACACTTTTTTACTGAcatgtttttttaagtttatttatttaagccatctctacacccgatgtggggcttgaactcatgaccccaagagcagaagtcacatgctccaccgactgagtcagccaggtgcccctcactaaCATATTCTATACGGCTGAGTCAATCCTCACGTTCACCTGCCAGATTACATGTATTTTAGCTCAGACTGGAATTTaagaagtaaaggagaaaatatgTAAGGATATTTAGGAATAAGAAATATTTAGTAATTCACCTCTTTTAGTCCATTCAAATATATTGAGAGTAGGTTATTTAAAttcataatgagaaaaatgtagtatcaaaacaaagcacagattacatttattttcctgttaTGATTTTACACAAATCTTTTGTCTTAAAATAAGATGTTATGTATTAAATGCTACTTACTATATGAAGACTCATCCTCGGCACTTTTAGCATACAAGAAATGTCATTGATAATATTGTCCACGACAGTCTGGTTACCAAAGAGTTGGCTGTCAGTATAATATATGTCTCTGTGGaagttaaatgtatatttttaattagccATATTCTCTTTGACTATGACAAGTATTGAAGTATTATTTGTAGAAAGCTTTAAGTGGATGAAACACGACATATAAAGAAAGTAATTTATTACCCATAGTCTAGTCTTACGTAGCATTTCAAAACATAATGGGAGTTAACCCAAACTAACTCTCACATTGCATCTTAAAGGAGTAATTTACCAAAACAAGTATTTACCTTTTGGTTGCATAAGTGTTGCTCTGTACTAATTTATAAATCATGGACAATATTTTAAGAATCAGGGCTGGAAAATAAGATACAATAAGCAAGTTACTCATCATTTCTCTCATTAATTCAAAAGACACCACTATCAAGGATTTCAACTACCCCCAGTTACTTtccataacattaaaaaaattatctttccaaAACAGAAGTACTGAATACAGAGTAATAATTTCCTGAAGGATCAAATATAATTAATTGCTCCCTGaacagcaaaattgagagaatACTTTTCTACTGAATCATGTACcttgaaaatttattttggaattataATCTGCTTCCTTGGTTATTGACAATGAAAAATTCTGTAACTTTATTTCAGGTGTAAGGGTGGTCTATTAAGGAACaactaaaattattaaactaGGAACAACTAAACCCAGAAGGTAACCAAGCTTATTCTGTTACTAAAAgctaagaaaaattaatttaccaAAATTCTTAACTGATTTTGGTGAATCACTTTTGATTTTTCTCGTggtacaatgagataccatctgaAGACCCACAGAATCTTCAAACCTGTCATTTTGTTGaaaggcaataaaaaagaattaacttcTGAACACCAAACAATATACACTTCATGTACTCTTCTTCAAATCATctaaatctgtatttcttctcaACAGAGGCACCGAAGCTTTAGGACAACTTCATTTATAATCTTAGACAATTCCAGATAAGTATTTTTTCTCAACAGAGGCACTGAAGATTTAGGACTACTTCATTTATAATCTTAGATAATTCCAGGTAGTAATTAGGTAATCAGCTTTGTGACATAAAGAGGCActaaaataaagtgtttaaaataagtgaattaggggcgccagggtggcacagcggttaagcatctgccttcggctcagggcgtgatcctggcgttatgggatcgagccccacatcaggctcctccgctatgagcctgcttcttcctctcccactccccctgcttgtgttccctctctcgctggctgtctctgtctctgtcaaataaataaataaaatcttaaaataaaataaaataagtgaattaaatACCTCTGAGTATaatgtgtggatgtgtgtgtatttagtgtATAATGTGTGCTATTTAGTGTATGTAAACTATTTTCACATATTTCACAAGTTTACTAGCATCTTgctcattttaatatttactcatgtattaattttgcttaatttaataagttttgaaatgttATATTTCTGATTTACCTccaaaattacattaaatgaaataacaattTGTAATAGGTTGTTAAATTGAACTGCCAAGCCTGTCCTAAAGGTGGCAGAAGGCACCAGGCAAATGGGCCGGGTGTCAGCTGCCTCAGGGCTTGATGAAATCCATTCTGCAAAATGATGCAAAATAGTTTCAAAAGTTTACAGTTTGTATTAATTATACTGACCATAAAAGAATACTAGTGACTAAGGAGACTCAACATTACTTTTATTGTGTTTCTGTAACTCTTACTGAGAACTATTGTAGTCTTTTTCATGATTTAGATTGTACAGACTGAGCATCTGAAAAACACAAAAGCTACGAGCAGGTTGGAGGGCTTTGACAAAGCTATTGGCTGATTTTACTCTTTTGGACACATGACTTAGCAGGGGGCAATCTACCAGGAGaaagagcatttgaaatgtgCTCTGTGTTCGGATAcgtttcttttccttccagtaTCAGGATTGGTTGTAACTCCCCTGAGCAAGTGGTTTGCTTTTGTGGTATTTCTGCAGAATTCCACTGGTCCTATTTCCCCCCTTTGAGTGCTAAAAAGCTTAGATCCCAGTTTGGAGCCTGTTTTTAGCAGAACTGTAAGACTTTATCACATGCATTTTGAATTCTAACCTCTTCTGGCgcttcatttgttgtttctaGCATTGTTTTCCCTTTGCCTTATCTTTCACGCCCACTTCTAGTTTATATGACCTTCCTATGAGGTATGTATTTTGTAAACTTCCTTAAATCCTTCGAGGCAGGGcaaaagcagtaaaaagaatgaaatcagactAGAACTCTAACTTGAATAAATTCAAATAATGACATAgatactgtatttaaaaattaaaaatgcaaaatgcccACTTTATATTTTCCCAGCTTGATCTGTTTTCTATTGTGAATGCGGGTGCTTCATTCCTTGCCACGCTTGAGATGATGCCTTGGATAACACTTTCTATAGATGCAAGAACCTCAGAACTGAAACGATAAACACACTATAATTCAATCTTAATTCTAAATTAGACCTTTACGATGTGTAACATTTCCCCCAGATCAATAGGAAAGTAGGTTTTTTGTTACATTGGTTGTTTTTTAAGACAAGGCTATTCACCTCCATACTGATCCCTCCCACTAAATTTTGACATCGGCATTGCACTGAAACAACTGTATTTATAGTGGTTACTTGCAAAGA
This region includes:
- the SPO11 gene encoding meiotic recombination protein SPO11 isoform X1, which produces MAFAPMGPEASFFAVLDQHRASLLAALRRGGGEPTGGGTRLASSSEVLASIESVIQGIISSVARNEAPAFTIENRSSWENIKFEDSVGLQMVSHCTTRKIKSDSPKSVKNFALILKILSMIYKLVQSNTYATKRDIYYTDSQLFGNQTVVDNIINDISCMLKVPRMSLHILSTSKGLIAGNLRYMEEDGTRVHCTCGSTAVAVPSNIQGIRNLITDAKFLLIVEKDATFQRLLDDNFCNRMSPCIMVTGKGVPDLNTRLLVKKLWDTFHIPIFTLVDADPHGIEIMCIYKYGSMAMSFEAHNLTVPAIRWLGLLPSDIKRLNIPRDTLIPLTKRDQMKLDSVLKRPYVTCQPFWRKEMEIMADSKMKAEIQALTFLSSDYLSRVYLPNKLKFGGWI
- the SPO11 gene encoding meiotic recombination protein SPO11 isoform X2 produces the protein MAFAPMGPEASFFAVLDQHRASLLAALRRGGGEPTGGGTRLASRFEDSVGLQMVSHCTTRKIKSDSPKSVKNFALILKILSMIYKLVQSNTYATKRDIYYTDSQLFGNQTVVDNIINDISCMLKVPRMSLHILSTSKGLIAGNLRYMEEDGTRVHCTCGSTAVAVPSNIQGIRNLITDAKFLLIVEKDATFQRLLDDNFCNRMSPCIMVTGKGVPDLNTRLLVKKLWDTFHIPIFTLVDADPHGIEIMCIYKYGSMAMSFEAHNLTVPAIRWLGLLPSDIKRLNIPRDTLIPLTKRDQMKLDSVLKRPYVTCQPFWRKEMEIMADSKMKAEIQALTFLSSDYLSRVYLPNKLKFGGWI